Proteins found in one Gardnerella vaginalis ATCC 14018 = JCM 11026 genomic segment:
- a CDS encoding lysophospholipid acyltransferase family protein, producing MLYWFFVKGFGFIARLRINPTAQGVNNIPKKGGAIIAANHLAVIDDALLPLTCPRMIHFMGKAEYFEGKGLKGRFKKWWFTSVGVFPVDRSGGSKSLGALNHAREILENGQLFGIHIEGTRSPDGRLYKGHTGAARLALETGCPIIPVAIIGTRELQRHGQVMPAKGYTKAIYGEPIEVEKMNPEDITHDILRELTDRVTKTIQKMSGQEYVDEYAQTVKKRIMAESAK from the coding sequence ATGTTGTATTGGTTCTTTGTAAAGGGGTTTGGATTTATTGCGCGTTTACGGATTAATCCTACTGCTCAAGGCGTTAACAACATTCCTAAAAAAGGTGGGGCTATTATTGCCGCAAATCATCTTGCCGTGATTGACGATGCACTTTTGCCTCTCACATGCCCTAGGATGATTCATTTTATGGGTAAAGCCGAGTATTTCGAAGGCAAAGGATTAAAGGGTCGCTTTAAAAAATGGTGGTTTACGTCCGTTGGCGTATTCCCAGTGGATCGTTCTGGAGGTTCTAAATCTCTTGGGGCATTGAATCATGCTCGTGAGATATTAGAAAATGGACAGCTTTTTGGAATTCATATTGAAGGAACTAGAAGTCCTGATGGAAGATTGTATAAGGGACATACTGGTGCAGCTCGCTTAGCTTTGGAAACAGGATGCCCGATTATTCCAGTTGCGATTATTGGTACTAGGGAATTGCAAAGGCATGGTCAGGTTATGCCTGCAAAGGGCTATACAAAGGCTATTTATGGCGAGCCTATTGAAGTTGAAAAAATGAATCCAGAAGATATTACGCACGATATTCTTCGTGAGCTTACCGATAGAGTAACCAAGACAATTCAAAAAATGAGCGGTCAAGAATATGTTGACGAATATGCTCAAACCGTTAAAAAGCGTATTATGGCAGAATCAGCGAAATAA
- a CDS encoding protein kinase domain-containing protein translates to MSEVQAQPGMCIENRYRIMRKIAEGGMATVYQAQDERLNRPVALKIMHTQLAQGIHREQFIARFRREATSAAAIANPHIVQVYDTGEFEGLDYLVMEYVHGVNLRYEMNKYGTFSLKDTLRVLAETLDGLASAHLAGVVHRDIKPENILINDRGHVQITDFGLARAISQATLSSTGLLLGTAAYLAPEMIEKNLATPQGDLYSAGMMAWEMLAGRVPFSADNPVTLVFKHVHEDTPSIKTICSDINSSIADFLASITAREMEKRPSDASKALSMLRQICANMPKEDWQYKFNPNYDNEDQLLNTTLDAIKTENRMSDSDKFDKRNYSNIPLPPNANDANNADKVSKENVNQSTSNPNNIGNEVLSKTKDIDKTTDIDKTTDIDATMTIVQKNSNTDFNYSNSQNSSNSVNQLEDFNDSNMLTIAMRAPQFNKNDLSTDGKSQNSNHKKLHNKVVIIAVSNAAVVAAAIAFGSYWYYLGPGSYWSLPKPNTQSCKTQEACKITNIPWFDYEQTLKISNIPYSVQKEFSDNIPSGNIISTNPDFSGGHVSKHGNNKVHVIVSKGIRQSTIPEDIIDPTSTTGKNPIKALRKAGFTSINHKESNDVYSLDVPKGCVVEISPTPGMQMNHNKNITVVLSKGPMPVSMPDVVNRTKEDADKAFNDAKLVPTYSEEFNDTVEKGKIISTSVEKGAQLHWGDKLNVVVSKGPRTVTMPDVRNKNANDARKALEALGLKVNVSAPLGDFMHTVRFQSVAPGTQVRVLDERGNLTVVTLTVI, encoded by the coding sequence ATGAGTGAAGTTCAAGCGCAACCAGGAATGTGTATTGAGAATCGCTATCGCATAATGCGGAAGATAGCAGAAGGCGGCATGGCTACCGTTTATCAAGCGCAAGATGAGCGTCTTAATCGCCCAGTTGCGCTTAAAATCATGCATACTCAACTAGCTCAAGGAATACATAGAGAGCAATTTATTGCAAGATTTAGGCGTGAAGCTACATCTGCCGCTGCAATAGCGAATCCTCATATTGTTCAGGTTTACGATACTGGTGAATTTGAAGGGCTTGACTACTTGGTGATGGAATATGTTCATGGAGTAAATCTTAGATACGAAATGAACAAATATGGCACATTTAGCCTAAAAGACACTCTTCGAGTTCTCGCGGAAACTTTAGATGGTCTTGCATCCGCACACCTTGCTGGTGTTGTACACAGAGATATTAAACCAGAAAATATTCTTATTAACGACCGCGGTCACGTGCAAATAACTGATTTTGGTCTTGCTCGTGCTATATCGCAAGCTACACTTTCTTCTACTGGTCTTCTTCTTGGAACCGCCGCATACCTAGCTCCAGAAATGATTGAAAAGAATCTTGCCACTCCTCAAGGAGACTTATACTCTGCTGGAATGATGGCTTGGGAAATGCTTGCTGGGCGTGTTCCCTTTAGCGCAGATAATCCTGTTACGCTTGTTTTTAAGCATGTTCATGAAGACACTCCATCTATAAAAACAATTTGTAGCGATATCAACTCTTCTATAGCTGATTTTCTTGCATCTATTACTGCTCGAGAAATGGAAAAAAGACCGAGTGACGCTTCTAAAGCACTTAGTATGCTTAGACAAATTTGCGCTAATATGCCTAAAGAAGATTGGCAATATAAGTTTAATCCAAATTACGATAATGAAGATCAACTTTTAAATACGACTTTAGACGCAATCAAAACTGAAAATAGAATGTCTGATTCAGATAAATTCGATAAAAGAAATTACTCTAACATACCTCTTCCTCCTAATGCGAACGATGCGAATAATGCTGATAAAGTTAGTAAAGAGAATGTAAATCAGAGTACTTCTAATCCTAACAATATTGGAAATGAGGTATTGTCTAAAACTAAAGACATTGATAAAACAACTGATATTGATAAAACAACTGATATTGATGCAACTATGACAATAGTTCAAAAAAACAGTAACACTGATTTTAACTATTCCAATAGTCAAAATTCTTCAAACAGTGTGAATCAACTTGAAGATTTTAATGATAGCAATATGCTAACTATTGCTATGCGTGCTCCTCAATTTAATAAGAATGATTTAAGCACTGACGGTAAAAGTCAAAACTCTAATCATAAAAAATTACACAATAAAGTTGTTATTATAGCTGTTAGCAACGCGGCAGTTGTTGCAGCAGCAATCGCATTTGGTTCTTACTGGTATTATCTAGGACCTGGAAGCTACTGGTCTTTGCCGAAACCAAATACGCAGTCATGCAAAACACAAGAAGCTTGCAAAATCACAAATATTCCATGGTTTGATTACGAGCAAACTCTTAAAATATCCAATATTCCTTATTCTGTTCAAAAAGAATTTAGCGATAATATACCTTCTGGAAACATTATTTCCACTAATCCTGATTTCAGTGGCGGTCATGTATCTAAACACGGAAATAATAAAGTTCATGTTATTGTGTCAAAAGGAATACGACAATCTACAATTCCTGAAGATATTATCGATCCAACATCAACAACTGGTAAGAATCCTATAAAAGCTTTACGCAAAGCTGGTTTTACTTCTATTAATCACAAAGAAAGCAACGACGTTTATTCATTAGATGTTCCTAAAGGCTGTGTTGTAGAAATTTCTCCAACACCAGGAATGCAAATGAATCACAATAAGAACATTACTGTTGTATTATCTAAAGGTCCTATGCCTGTTTCTATGCCAGATGTTGTTAACCGAACAAAAGAAGATGCGGATAAAGCATTTAACGACGCAAAACTTGTTCCAACATACAGTGAAGAGTTCAATGATACCGTTGAAAAAGGCAAAATTATTAGCACATCTGTAGAAAAAGGAGCGCAACTTCATTGGGGAGATAAACTCAATGTCGTTGTTTCTAAAGGTCCAAGAACTGTTACTATGCCAGATGTTCGCAATAAAAATGCTAACGACGCTCGAAAAGCTCTTGAAGCCCTAGGACTAAAAGTAAATGTTTCCGCTCCGCTTGGAGACTTTATGCACACGGTAAGATTCCAGTCTGTAGCTCCTGGTACACAAGTTCGTGTTCTTGATGAAAGAGGAAACCTAACAGTTGTTACATTAACCGTTATTTGA
- a CDS encoding polyprenyl synthetase family protein — translation MSLDSQKSCIETRISELIYDQFNSLACKNLISSCDKTLKDVVKQAISSSEGGKRLRAYLALEAFDAVRGNCSKDTAYCAMLDVACALEVFQTAALVHDDIIDESALRRGRPSAYCALSKACNSKHIGIGLGLMLGDILATQSFDITRKACTNLRNPQEVLGEFANMQRNVGIGQVLDLSIEMMSLKNPKKLAESSINVFRWKTASYTTIAPLALGFLSAGLNKNYAIKLANDIGEPLGIAFQIADDLIDIVSDSAHTGKPIGGDIREGKRTVLLADALDLSSSEDRLFLIDAYNSNNRNEDDVNRIINIFNQSGAISKSKKRIHNLWVESQEKIDNSTLSEFGKSILNEVSSKFIPREWQ, via the coding sequence ATGAGTTTAGATTCGCAAAAGTCATGTATAGAGACGCGTATAAGCGAATTAATTTATGACCAATTTAATTCTTTAGCTTGTAAAAACCTTATTTCTAGTTGTGATAAAACACTTAAAGATGTAGTGAAACAAGCAATTTCTTCTAGTGAAGGCGGCAAAAGACTCAGAGCTTACTTAGCTTTAGAAGCTTTCGATGCAGTACGCGGTAACTGCTCTAAAGACACTGCATATTGCGCAATGCTAGATGTTGCATGTGCTTTAGAAGTCTTTCAAACTGCAGCACTTGTACATGACGATATAATCGACGAATCTGCTTTAAGACGAGGAAGACCAAGCGCATATTGCGCATTGAGCAAAGCATGCAATAGCAAGCATATCGGCATTGGACTTGGATTAATGCTTGGAGATATTTTAGCAACTCAAAGCTTTGACATAACTAGAAAAGCATGTACTAATTTGCGCAATCCTCAAGAAGTTTTAGGCGAGTTTGCAAATATGCAAAGAAATGTTGGTATTGGTCAAGTTTTAGATCTTTCCATAGAAATGATGAGCCTTAAAAATCCAAAGAAACTAGCAGAATCCTCAATAAATGTTTTTCGTTGGAAAACTGCAAGTTACACAACTATAGCTCCACTTGCGCTCGGATTTTTATCTGCTGGACTTAATAAAAATTACGCTATTAAGTTGGCGAATGATATTGGTGAACCATTGGGAATTGCTTTTCAGATTGCAGATGATCTTATTGATATTGTTTCAGATTCTGCTCACACTGGAAAGCCTATTGGAGGCGATATTCGAGAAGGTAAACGCACTGTCCTTTTGGCTGATGCTCTAGATCTTTCTTCAAGCGAAGACCGTCTATTTTTGATAGATGCTTATAACTCTAATAATCGCAATGAAGATGATGTTAATAGGATTATTAACATTTTCAATCAGAGTGGTGCTATAAGTAAGTCTAAAAAGCGCATTCACAATCTTTGGGTTGAATCGCAAGAAAAAATAGATAACAGTACATTATCTGAATTTGGAAAATCCATATTGAACGAGGTTTCTAGCAAATTCATTCCTAGAGAATGGCAGTAA
- a CDS encoding citrate synthase family protein — translation MQIKSELKNKQVFEDNDHEYSTLKELTNLYAAGTFCGISEEYFAMTCVAGNSIEKVNISNVPKECMTVLDIPKDYINKHHNYEDYWIKCLRDLTPDLFEKYIGIDYMSKNLNVKKEEAVFSSYDIFVTQSIRNWHNMVSKKDGNIVGYDLIMLPIAMLNNINVRDTLLVSLLDSKGEYYNINDLLVLALAPREKERSKELRDFLEEKFNEEYELPDICKALDVVNLLKAMTYVVDNNPKLKVQVYALMSYISWWFKLGDVERYVSMALEIDPDCSMAMIVDNAYKSHVEPAWCRKFATPQVGKQKKSSLEDDLLLK, via the coding sequence ATGCAAATAAAAAGTGAATTGAAAAACAAGCAAGTTTTTGAAGATAATGATCATGAATATTCAACTTTGAAAGAATTAACAAATTTATATGCTGCAGGTACGTTTTGCGGAATATCTGAAGAGTACTTTGCTATGACTTGTGTTGCTGGAAATAGTATAGAAAAAGTGAATATCAGTAATGTTCCAAAAGAATGTATGACAGTTTTAGATATTCCTAAAGATTATATTAACAAACATCATAATTATGAAGATTATTGGATTAAATGTCTTAGAGATTTAACGCCAGATCTTTTTGAAAAATACATAGGCATAGATTATATGAGCAAAAATTTGAATGTTAAAAAAGAGGAAGCTGTATTTTCAAGTTATGATATTTTTGTTACACAATCTATACGAAACTGGCATAACATGGTTTCTAAAAAAGACGGCAATATTGTGGGTTATGACTTAATAATGTTGCCGATTGCAATGCTAAATAACATTAATGTTCGAGATACTCTGCTTGTGTCTTTACTAGACAGTAAAGGCGAGTATTACAACATAAATGATCTACTCGTGCTAGCTTTAGCTCCACGAGAAAAAGAAAGATCTAAGGAATTAAGAGATTTTCTAGAAGAAAAATTTAACGAAGAATATGAGTTGCCTGATATTTGTAAAGCGCTAGACGTTGTTAACTTGCTAAAAGCTATGACTTATGTTGTAGATAATAATCCTAAATTAAAAGTACAAGTTTACGCATTAATGTCTTATATAAGCTGGTGGTTTAAGCTAGGAGATGTTGAAAGATACGTTTCAATGGCGCTAGAAATCGATCCTGATTGTTCTATGGCTATGATTGTGGATAATGCATACAAAAGTCATGTTGAGCCAGCATGGTGTAGAAAATTCGCCACGCCGCAAGTAGGGAAGCAGAAAAAATCGTCCTTAGAAGATGATTTACTTCTTAAGTAA
- a CDS encoding RNA polymerase sigma factor — MASEDTSIVDSKMGKEENQEFKMSEDVDDQDVDVDVDADMDTDEEHMDLEDFDEIHDDLDVDDVDNLDDVDDMNNLDDIPDDEDSEDSDDNKEEAPQVPQAKGAFIVRDDDDDDNLTPSGNPKRRVIATGATADPVKDYLKQIGRVSLLNAEQEVDLSERIEAGLYAQHLLDTQIDQMEFKRKRELKWAAADGKKAKDHLLEANLRLVVSLAKRYTGRGMLFLDLIQEGNLGLIRAVEKFDWKKGFKFSTYATWWIRQAITRAMADQARTIRVPVHMVEVINKLSRVQRQMLQDLGREPTPDELARELDMPVEKVQEVQKYGREPISLHTPLGEDGDSEFGDLIEDTDAIAPSDAVAFSLLQEQFRQVLETLSPREAGVIKMRYGLEDGQPKTLDDIGRVYGVTRERIRQIESKTMSKLRHPSRSQTLRDFLDQ; from the coding sequence TTGGCGAGCGAAGATACATCTATTGTCGATTCCAAGATGGGCAAGGAAGAAAATCAGGAATTTAAAATGTCAGAAGATGTTGATGATCAAGATGTAGATGTTGACGTTGATGCAGACATGGATACAGATGAAGAACATATGGATTTAGAAGATTTTGATGAAATCCATGATGATCTTGATGTAGACGATGTTGACAATTTAGATGACGTTGACGATATGAATAATCTGGATGACATTCCAGATGATGAAGATTCCGAAGATTCTGACGATAATAAAGAAGAAGCGCCACAAGTTCCACAAGCAAAAGGTGCTTTTATTGTTCGAGATGATGATGACGACGATAATCTTACGCCTTCTGGAAATCCTAAGCGTCGAGTAATCGCCACTGGCGCTACAGCGGATCCTGTTAAGGATTATTTAAAGCAGATTGGTCGCGTGAGCCTGCTTAACGCAGAGCAGGAAGTTGATTTGTCAGAGCGTATTGAGGCTGGTTTGTATGCTCAGCATTTGCTTGATACGCAAATTGACCAAATGGAGTTTAAGCGTAAGCGTGAGCTTAAGTGGGCTGCAGCAGACGGTAAGAAAGCTAAAGATCATCTTCTTGAAGCAAACTTGCGTCTTGTGGTTTCTCTTGCAAAGCGTTATACAGGTAGAGGCATGCTTTTCCTTGATTTGATTCAGGAAGGTAATCTTGGTTTAATTCGCGCAGTAGAAAAGTTCGATTGGAAGAAGGGCTTTAAGTTCTCAACCTATGCTACTTGGTGGATTCGCCAGGCTATTACTCGTGCTATGGCAGATCAGGCTCGTACTATTCGAGTTCCAGTGCATATGGTTGAAGTTATTAATAAGCTTTCTAGAGTTCAGCGCCAGATGCTTCAAGATTTGGGTCGCGAACCTACGCCAGATGAGCTTGCGCGCGAGCTTGATATGCCTGTTGAAAAGGTGCAAGAAGTACAGAAGTATGGTCGTGAGCCAATTTCTTTGCACACTCCTTTGGGTGAAGATGGTGATTCTGAGTTTGGCGATTTGATTGAAGATACTGATGCAATCGCTCCATCGGACGCTGTAGCATTCTCGCTTCTTCAGGAACAATTTAGACAAGTTCTTGAAACTTTGTCTCCTAGGGAAGCTGGCGTTATTAAAATGCGCTACGGTTTGGAAGATGGTCAGCCAAAGACTTTGGATGATATTGGTCGAGTATATGGTGTTACTCGTGAGCGTATTCGTCAGATTGAGTCTAAGACAATGTCTAAGTTGCGCCATCCTTCTAGATCGCAAACTTTGCGTGACTTCTTAGATCAGTGA
- a CDS encoding DNA gyrase/topoisomerase IV subunit B translates to MVSNKDREQYDADSLTVLEGLDAVRKRPGMYIGTTDSQGLMHCLWEIIDNAVDEALAGACDHIIVTLHDDGSIEVADNGRGIPVDVEPKTKLTGVEVVLTKLHAGAKFGNASYNAAGGLHGVGSSVVNALSLRLDVEVDRDGKTHHMAFHQGHPGVYSDADSMHPSPASPFKRTRKNKPTELEIIGTVSPKTTGTRVRYWADPEIFNSTARFSYEQLIDRVRQTSFLVPGLRITVIDEHVPEGEFSDIQEIDVSASDDANANISDLTDDLAFKDESQATVDNESNELNQSEYESEESESDGESEETTAQSVANSESSRELQNKHHPRVVEFLHNGGVRDFVDFLSKGQAVSDIWRISGEDTYVEETQAVDSAGDLHAQQVTRKCGVDIAMRWVNGYDSTIISFVNVVETPGGGMHVDGFLQGLTKQIRKAVEDNARKLKVNLKDSNTKIERDDILAGMVAVVTVRIAEPQFQGQTKDVLGTAQVKPIVTKMTDAQFGEMISGSKRGFKEQSARVLEKIVSEMHARIQARKTKEVTRRKNALESASMPPKLSDCQPGNDDVAELFIVEGDSALGTAKAARNSAFQALLPIRGKILNVQKASLAQMLSNKECAAIIQVVGAGSGASFDISQARYNKIVMMTDADVDGAHIRILLLTLFYRYMRPLIENGHVYAAVPPLHRIALAGKHKGEYIYTYSDDELAGKLDDLQAKGIDFNSDIQRYKGLGEMDADQLADTTMDPRTRMLRRIRMEDAQQASEVFDLLMGDDVPPRKQFIVDNADDFDRSKIDT, encoded by the coding sequence GTGGTCTCTAATAAAGATCGAGAACAGTATGATGCCGACAGTTTGACTGTGCTTGAAGGCTTGGATGCTGTACGAAAGCGCCCAGGCATGTATATTGGCACCACTGATAGTCAAGGTTTAATGCATTGCCTTTGGGAAATCATTGATAATGCTGTTGATGAGGCTTTAGCTGGGGCTTGTGACCATATTATCGTCACTCTTCACGACGATGGTTCTATTGAAGTTGCAGATAATGGACGTGGTATTCCAGTAGATGTAGAGCCTAAAACAAAACTTACAGGTGTTGAAGTCGTTTTAACTAAGCTTCATGCTGGAGCTAAGTTTGGTAATGCTTCGTACAATGCTGCAGGTGGCTTGCATGGCGTTGGATCTTCTGTTGTAAATGCGTTGAGCTTGCGATTGGATGTTGAAGTTGATCGTGATGGTAAAACGCATCACATGGCTTTCCATCAGGGTCATCCTGGAGTTTATAGTGACGCAGATTCAATGCATCCGTCTCCAGCTTCTCCGTTTAAGCGCACTCGCAAGAACAAGCCTACTGAGCTTGAGATTATTGGTACTGTTTCGCCAAAAACTACAGGTACTCGAGTTCGCTATTGGGCTGATCCTGAGATTTTTAACTCAACAGCTCGCTTTAGTTATGAACAGTTAATTGATCGAGTTCGTCAAACTAGTTTTTTGGTTCCAGGCTTGCGCATTACTGTTATTGACGAACACGTACCAGAAGGCGAATTTAGCGATATTCAAGAGATTGATGTTAGCGCTAGTGATGATGCGAATGCTAATATTAGTGATTTAACAGATGATTTGGCTTTTAAGGATGAATCGCAAGCAACCGTAGATAATGAATCTAATGAGCTAAATCAATCTGAATATGAATCAGAAGAATCTGAATCTGATGGCGAATCAGAAGAAACCACTGCGCAATCTGTTGCAAATAGTGAGTCTTCTAGAGAATTGCAAAATAAGCATCATCCTCGAGTGGTTGAATTTTTGCATAACGGCGGAGTAAGAGATTTCGTTGATTTTCTTTCAAAGGGTCAAGCAGTCTCAGATATTTGGCGTATTTCTGGCGAAGATACGTATGTAGAGGAGACACAAGCTGTTGATTCTGCTGGAGATTTACATGCTCAGCAAGTGACGCGTAAATGTGGCGTTGACATTGCAATGCGCTGGGTAAATGGCTACGATTCAACGATTATTAGTTTCGTAAACGTTGTTGAAACTCCTGGCGGAGGCATGCACGTAGACGGATTCTTGCAAGGATTGACTAAGCAAATTCGTAAAGCTGTTGAAGATAATGCTCGCAAGCTAAAAGTAAATCTTAAAGATTCAAACACTAAGATTGAGCGAGACGATATTCTAGCTGGAATGGTGGCTGTTGTAACAGTTCGCATTGCTGAACCTCAATTCCAAGGTCAAACTAAAGATGTTCTTGGAACTGCTCAAGTTAAGCCAATCGTTACAAAAATGACTGACGCTCAATTTGGGGAAATGATTAGCGGATCCAAGCGAGGATTCAAAGAACAGTCTGCCAGAGTTTTAGAAAAAATTGTTTCCGAAATGCATGCGCGTATTCAAGCGCGTAAAACTAAGGAAGTTACTCGTAGAAAGAATGCACTTGAGTCTGCTTCAATGCCACCAAAACTTTCTGATTGCCAGCCTGGAAACGATGATGTTGCAGAACTTTTCATCGTCGAGGGTGATTCTGCTCTAGGCACTGCAAAAGCTGCTCGAAATTCTGCTTTCCAAGCGCTTTTGCCAATACGCGGTAAGATTTTGAACGTTCAAAAAGCAAGTCTTGCGCAAATGTTATCCAACAAGGAGTGCGCTGCAATTATTCAAGTTGTTGGAGCAGGGTCGGGCGCAAGTTTTGATATTTCGCAAGCGCGTTATAACAAGATTGTTATGATGACCGATGCAGATGTTGATGGCGCGCATATTCGTATTTTGTTGCTAACGCTGTTCTACCGCTATATGCGTCCGCTTATTGAGAACGGGCATGTTTATGCTGCTGTGCCGCCTCTTCACAGAATTGCTCTCGCTGGAAAGCACAAAGGCGAGTATATTTACACGTATTCCGATGACGAATTGGCTGGAAAACTTGATGATTTGCAAGCTAAGGGCATTGATTTTAACAGCGATATTCAGCGCTACAAGGGATTGGGTGAGATGGATGCGGATCAGCTTGCAGACACCACTATGGACCCTAGAACGCGAATGCTAAGAAGGATTCGTATGGAAGATGCTCAGCAGGCGAGCGAAGTATTCGATTTGCTTATGGGTGATGATGTTCCTCCGCGCAAGCAGTTTATTGTTGATAACGCTGACGACTTCGATCGTTCCAAAATCGATACCTGA
- a CDS encoding DUF3791 domain-containing protein, which yields MIGNKQEVFDKDKLDFAIFCIENVANKLNQNPRDTYDALTKKSNILMSYIVPSYDVLHTQGKEYITNDIISFMREKGVASFRGVMDFEGESYFVAKEVC from the coding sequence ATGATTGGTAATAAGCAAGAAGTCTTTGACAAAGATAAGCTTGATTTTGCAATATTTTGTATTGAAAATGTTGCAAATAAGCTTAATCAAAACCCTCGAGATACGTATGATGCTTTGACTAAGAAAAGTAATATTCTTATGTCTTATATTGTTCCATCTTATGATGTTTTGCATACTCAAGGCAAAGAGTATATTACAAATGACATTATTTCCTTTATGCGTGAAAAAGGTGTGGCAAGTTTTAGGGGAGTGATGGATTTTGAAGGCGAATCCTATTTTGTTGCAAAAGAAGTATGCTAG
- a CDS encoding DUF3791 domain-containing protein, with translation MKANPILLQKKYARVVSLLAERAGLSYEQALDVFYHSVTYDLMRNGISDMHCMSDGYLVQDLLDEMHNSKMCVNA, from the coding sequence TTGAAGGCGAATCCTATTTTGTTGCAAAAGAAGTATGCTAGGGTTGTAAGTTTGTTAGCTGAGCGTGCTGGGTTGAGTTATGAACAGGCGCTTGACGTATTTTACCATTCCGTCACTTATGATTTGATGCGTAATGGTATTTCGGATATGCATTGTATGAGCGACGGATATTTGGTTCAAGATCTGCTTGATGAGATGCATAATTCTAAAATGTGTGTTAATGCATGA